The following proteins are encoded in a genomic region of Arachis ipaensis cultivar K30076 chromosome B02, Araip1.1, whole genome shotgun sequence:
- the LOC107626493 gene encoding auxin response factor 18 yields the protein MITFMESKEKTREAVEKCLDPQLWHACAGGMVQMPQVNTKVYYFPQGHAEHACGPVNFRTCPKVVPPMVPCRVGAVKYMADPETDEVYAKLRLLPVSGNDADYGNDAGVVGGGGIHEPEAQDKPASFAKTLTQSDANNGGGFSVPRYCAETIFPRLDYSADPPVQSILAKDVHGETWKFRHIYRGTPRRHLLTTGWSTFVNHKKLVAGDSIVFLRADNGELCVGIRRAKKGLGGGPEASSGWNPAGGNCPMPYGGFPGFLKEDDMRLLRNGLDTGTRMMGKGKVRPEAVIEAATLAANKQPFEVVYYPRASTPEFCVKASLVEAALQIRWCSGIRFKMAFETEDSSRISWFMGTISSVQVADPLGWPNSPWRLLQVTWDEPDLLQNVRRVSPWLVELVSNMPALHLSPFSPPRKKLRLPQHPDFPLDGQIHVPTFSSNLLGPSNPYGCLPETTPAGMQGARHGHYGISLSDLHLSKLQSGLYSAGFPSLDHAATPIRVPNNLLLQKPSTSESVSCLLSMASSVQSSKKPDEGKTPQLVLFGQKILTEQQLSLSSSGDAVSPVLTGNSSSDGNADKLNNFSDGSGSALHHQGLPERSSCERFPWYRDHRQETEAGLETGHCKVFMESEDVGRTLDLSLLASYDELHRKLADMFGIEKSEMLSHVLYRDINGAVKHLGDEPFSDFSRTTKRLTILMDSSSDNVGV from the exons ATGATAACGTTTATGGAGTCAAAGGAGAAAACAAGAGAAGCAGTGGAGAAGTGTCTGGACCCTCAGCTATGGCATGCCTGTGCAGGTGGCATGGTGCAGATGCCACAGGTGAACACAAAGGTCTATTACTTCCCTCAGGGCCATGCTGAGCATGCATGTGGTCCTGTGAACTTTAGGACCTGCCCCAAAGTGGTTCCACCTATGGTTCCATGCAGGGTTGGTGCTGTGAAGTACATGGCTGATCCTGAGACTGATGAGGTCTATGCCAAGCTTAGGCTTCTTCCTGTCAGTGGCAATGATGCTGATTATGGAAATGATGCTGGTGTTGTTGGAGGAGGTGGAATCCATGAACCTGAGGCTCAGGATAAGCCTGCTTCATTTGCAAAGACCTTGACTCAATCCGATGCCAACAACGGTGGGGGGTTTTCGGTTCCTAGGTATTGTGCCGAGACCATTTTCCCGCGGCTGGACTACTCGGCCGACCCTCCGGTACAGAGCATACTTGCAAAAGATGTTCACGGCGAGACGTGGAAGTTTAGGCACATTTATAGGGGCACGCCGAGGCGGCACCTCCTAACTACCGGTTGGAGTACTTTTGTGAATCACAAGAAGCTTGTGGCTGGGGACTCAATTGTGTTTTTGAGGGCGGACAATGGGGAACTGTGTGTTGGGATTCGGCGAGCAAAGAAGGGTCTGGGAGGCGGGCCTGAGGCTTCTTCAGGTTGGAATCCGGCGGGTGGAAATTGTCCAATGCCTTATGGTGGATTTCCAGGGTTTCTGAAGGAGGATGATATGAGGCTCTTGAGAAATGGATTGGACACTGGCACGAGAATGATGGGGAAGGGAAAAGTGCGGCCTGAAGCAGTCATTGAAGCTGCTACTCTTGCTGCCAACAAGCAACCTTTTGAGGTCGTTTACTACCCTCGCGCGAGTACGCCCGAGTTCTGTGTGAAGGCCTCACTGGTTGAAGCTGCACTGCAGATTAGGTGGTGCTCTGGAATAAGGTTCAAGATGGCCTTTGAAACCGAGGACTCGTCGCGAATTAGCTGGTTTATGGGTACCATATCTTCAGTTCAGGTTGCTGATCCCCTTGGATGGCCTAactcaccttggaggcttctTCAG GTTACATGGGACGAACCAGATTTACTTCAAAATGTGAGAAGAGTGAGTCCATGGCTTGTTGAATTAGTATCAAACATGCCTGCCCTTCATCTTTCGCCTTTCTCACCACCGCGGAAGAAATTAAGATTGCCCCAACACCCGGATTTTCCCCTTGATGGCCAAATTCATGTGCCAACATTTTCCAGCAACCTTCTAGGTCCGAGTAACCCCTATGGTTGTCTACCCGAAACTACTCCTGCTGGCATGCAGGGAGCCAGGCATGGTCATTATGGTATATCCTTATCAGATCTCCACCTCAGTAAACTGCAGTCAGGTCTATATTCGGCTGGTTTCCCGTCTCTTGATCACGCTGCTACACCAATCAGGGTCCCCAATAACTTACTATTGCAAAAACCCAGCACCAGTGAAAGTGTCTCTTGCTTGTTATCTATGGCGAGTTCTGTCCAATCCTCAAAGAAACCAGATGAAGGGAAGACACCACAGCTTGTGCTTTTTGGCCAAAAGATTCTCACGGAGCAGCAGCTCTCTCTCAGCAGCTCTGGTGATGCTGTCTCCCCTGTTCTTACCGGAAATAGTTCATCTGATGGAAATGCTGATAAACTCAATAATTTTTCTGATGGTTCTGGTTCTGCTCTGCATCACCAAGGCCTACCAGAACGCTCCTCTTGTGAGAGGTTCCCGTGGTATAGGGATCACCGTCAAGAAACCGAGGCCGGTTTGGAGACCGGTCACTGCAAAGTTTTTATGGAATCGGAAGATGTAGGTCGGACATTGGACCTCTCGTTGCTTGCTTCGTACGATGAACTGCACAGAAAGCTAGCAGACATGTTTGGCATCGAAAAATCCGAGATGCTAAGTCATGTGCTCTACCGAGACATAAATGGTGCAGTCAAACACCTTGGAGATGAACCATTCAG TGATTTCTCAAGAACAACAAAGAGATTGACTATTCTAATGGATTCCAGCAGTGACAATGTAGGAGTGTag
- the LOC107628631 gene encoding uncharacterized protein LOC107628631 codes for MVVVRMKRRRIIASLGFLMLMGVAVYFRLWAIHYSISSDDSELLRRQFDIANREAMDESAEWRLRYDQAVDRENKCLQELQRIKGTNNKFKILQKENAILLERLETLKREVEDQKLKCNSRKHS; via the exons ATGGTTGTGGTAagaatgaagagaagaagaatcatAGCAAGCTTGGGTTTTCTAATGCTAATGGGTGTCGCTGTCTATTTCAGGCTTTGGGCCATTCACTACAGCATCTCCTCTGATGACTCTGAGCTCCTAAG GCGACAGTTTGACATTGCTAACAGGGAAGCAATGGACGAATCTGCCGAATGGAGGCTAAGGTATGACCAGGCTGTAGATAGGGAAAACAAGTGTTTGCAGGAGCTTCAACGG ATTAAGGGTACTAATAATAAATTCAAGATCCTGCAAAAG GAGAATGCAATCTTGCTTGAAAGGCTGGAAACATTGAAACGAGAAGTTGAAGACCAAAAGCTCAAATGTAATTCAAGAAAGCATTCATGA
- the LOC107626494 gene encoding uncharacterized protein LOC107626494 translates to MASRKSFLSKQSYMFQPTRSTSNSCSQGDAMLEFDEADLWNNISVASNNKKGFSSSSSSSSSSASGLKRCPSRKVVHHDHDVAAATSLPVNIPDWSKILKQEYKEHRKWESDDDDDYEDDDDEDDDYKGGGVRVPPHEYLAKTRGASLSVHEGIGRTLKGRDLRSVRNAIWKKVGFED, encoded by the coding sequence ATGGCGTCTAGGAAGAGCTTTCTTTCGAAGCAAAGTTACATGTTTCAACCAACAAGGAGCACCTCAAATTCGTGTTCACAGGGTGATGCCATGTTGGAGTTTGATGAAGCTGATTTGTGGAACAACATCTCCGTTGCAAGTAACAACAAGAAGGGCTTCtcttcatcgtcatcatcatcatcatcatctgcatCTGGTTTGAAGAGATGTCCTTCTAGGAAGGTTGTTCATCATGATCATGATGTAGCTGCAGCTACCTCGTTGCCGGTGAACATACCTGACTGGTCAAAGATTCTAAAGCAGGAATACAAGGAGCATAGGAAATGGGAgagcgatgatgatgatgattatgaagatgatgatgatgaggacgaTGATTATAAAGGAGGAGGAGTTAGGGTTCCCCCACACGAGTATCTGGCAAAGACAAGAGGGGCCTCTCTCTCTGTTCATGAAGGCATTGGAAGGACCCTCAAAGGTAGAGACTTGCGTAGTGTCAGGAATGCTATTTGGAAGAAAGTTGGCTTTGAAGATTAA